In one Leptogranulimonas caecicola genomic region, the following are encoded:
- a CDS encoding DNA internalization-related competence protein ComEC/Rec2 translates to MAFETTSESVPSAQGYRTTANAYLPSGAQTVCWLSSDEPLNAGYLLKGVGRFSAPQDEFAAFCKARGLAGTVKLVAIGSSGAASGLQAALLRWRAQQLQAFDDQASDEHALLAAMVTGSRSAAQQRGIMDLCSQVGISHLVAVSGAHLAILAALMAAAIQKLPLGHKTSLAIQGLMGLVYVCYCGSPPSALRAWSMSQLSLGARWRGRKASSLNALGCVGCIYCLINPAVTGELGFVLSVLSVGAMVLFGPWLRAATKQVLPRRLKAPVHSRHLRVLAQQVGQASQAGFLCFCATSLLVAATFSRISLLGPLVSALLAPLFSPLMMMGLASLATSSIPLVGVLTNQAASGLAGLFLGGARLAAMIPGTSFSIELEESVAFLGMALMTVVFLVAWPKPSSRALKAALGGICCILIAMALSPMTIPAQLGVLDVGQGDAILVREGSQAILVDCGPDDSVAQALQRQNVRSLDAVILTHQHDDHYGGLKALASYVRPKKIFVARGVASSLSPEVSSLIDQIGCPVEEVSFGDRLEVGSWTLEVLWPQEQVDGSENEHSLCLKATCKLGLVALLTGDAEQGELAHIAREVGQIDLLKVGHHGSAVSISPEEAHILQPVLAVASAGAHNRYGHPSEECQQVLAEAHSGFLCTKDVGDIVVQGQKTEEGNLSVHCEHAGILKGPSGRETLDAVA, encoded by the coding sequence ATGGCCTTTGAAACCACTTCTGAATCCGTACCCTCGGCGCAAGGCTATAGAACCACTGCTAACGCTTATCTTCCCAGCGGGGCTCAAACAGTCTGCTGGCTCAGTAGCGATGAGCCTCTAAATGCAGGATACCTTCTCAAGGGTGTTGGTAGGTTTAGCGCGCCTCAGGATGAGTTTGCGGCGTTTTGCAAGGCCAGAGGGCTGGCAGGCACAGTCAAATTGGTAGCCATTGGTAGTAGTGGGGCAGCCTCAGGGCTTCAAGCCGCACTTTTAAGGTGGCGCGCTCAGCAGTTGCAAGCCTTCGACGATCAAGCAAGCGACGAGCATGCGCTGCTTGCGGCTATGGTGACAGGATCTCGGTCTGCCGCACAGCAGCGAGGCATCATGGATTTATGTTCCCAGGTGGGCATCTCTCATTTGGTGGCAGTATCAGGAGCTCATTTGGCTATCCTGGCAGCTCTTATGGCCGCCGCTATCCAAAAACTGCCGCTTGGCCATAAAACCTCTTTGGCCATTCAGGGGCTGATGGGCCTGGTTTATGTATGCTATTGCGGCTCTCCACCTTCTGCTCTGCGAGCTTGGTCCATGTCTCAGCTTTCTTTGGGAGCCAGGTGGCGAGGAAGAAAAGCATCGTCTTTGAATGCTCTCGGTTGCGTAGGCTGCATCTATTGCCTAATCAATCCTGCCGTCACAGGAGAGCTGGGCTTTGTGCTTTCTGTTTTGAGTGTCGGGGCGATGGTGCTTTTTGGCCCTTGGCTAAGAGCTGCGACAAAACAAGTGCTGCCTCGGCGGCTAAAGGCCCCAGTTCATTCCCGGCATCTACGCGTGCTTGCCCAACAGGTGGGACAAGCTTCCCAAGCGGGATTTTTATGCTTTTGTGCCACTTCGCTATTGGTGGCAGCTACCTTCTCGAGAATTTCGCTCCTAGGGCCTTTAGTATCGGCGCTTCTGGCACCTTTATTTAGTCCTCTCATGATGATGGGGCTCGCCTCTTTGGCTACATCTTCGATACCGCTAGTTGGTGTTCTTACCAATCAAGCGGCCTCTGGGTTGGCGGGCCTCTTTTTGGGCGGCGCAAGGCTGGCGGCCATGATACCTGGAACAAGCTTTTCTATTGAGCTGGAAGAGTCGGTCGCATTCTTAGGAATGGCGCTAATGACAGTAGTGTTTTTAGTGGCGTGGCCCAAGCCATCATCACGCGCTCTTAAGGCGGCGCTAGGCGGAATATGCTGCATTTTGATAGCAATGGCACTTAGCCCTATGACCATTCCGGCTCAGCTTGGCGTGCTCGATGTGGGACAGGGAGATGCCATCTTGGTGCGAGAGGGTTCCCAGGCCATCCTTGTGGATTGCGGGCCTGATGACTCTGTTGCCCAGGCCTTACAGCGCCAAAACGTGCGCTCGTTGGATGCGGTCATTTTGACCCATCAGCATGATGATCATTATGGGGGTCTTAAGGCGCTTGCATCTTATGTGCGACCAAAAAAGATCTTTGTCGCCAGGGGAGTGGCTTCTTCGCTGAGCCCAGAAGTATCCTCTCTAATAGATCAGATAGGCTGTCCTGTAGAAGAGGTTTCCTTTGGCGATCGGCTCGAAGTGGGCTCTTGGACCTTGGAGGTGCTCTGGCCTCAAGAGCAAGTGGACGGCTCGGAGAATGAGCATTCCCTATGTCTCAAAGCCACCTGTAAGCTGGGACTTGTGGCTCTGCTTACTGGAGATGCAGAGCAAGGAGAACTAGCTCATATCGCACGCGAGGTAGGGCAGATAGACTTACTCAAAGTGGGACATCATGGATCTGCGGTGTCGATTTCACCTGAGGAAGCTCATATTTTGCAGCCTGTGCTTGCAGTGGCTTCTGCGGGAGCCCACAACCGCTATGGGCATCCCTCTGAGGAATGTCAGCAGGTACTGGCTGAGGCTCATAGTGGGTTTTTGTGCACAAAGGATGTGGGGGACATCGTGGTACAAGGCCAGAAGACAGAGGAAGGCAATCTTTCCGTGCACTGTGAGCATGCCGGGATTCTCAAGGGGCCCTCTGGGCGAGAAACATTGGATGCGGTAGCCTAA
- the holA gene encoding DNA polymerase III subunit delta → MNPVYAAIGGNKPKRDRAVAKLKSHVDPAFESFNLAEFPEGSSLEAADLMSSLEQLPFGAEQRIVIVHEADKLPKETSDAIVGYLKDPNLACVLLLEADKLAKNTRLYKAVASSSPQAIIACESLKAYEIPGYIRQEGSRLGLTVLPDAADEMASRLGETLELIDTTLESIVRAHGPRTLVDKALVKAEVPRVVEPKPWDFCDAVCRRNLREALEIYGRFDDNTEVLLHKMLVDRLRELLVMKSLVSQGKPGDFKRHFANKAWMANKLTGWSRNFSAAELRQALAAAIPCEQAIKGSKDAKTAMIAWCASICAKNPS, encoded by the coding sequence GTGAATCCAGTATATGCTGCCATTGGGGGCAACAAACCCAAGCGTGATCGAGCGGTGGCAAAGCTCAAAAGCCATGTGGATCCAGCTTTTGAGAGCTTCAACCTGGCTGAGTTCCCAGAGGGATCCTCGCTAGAAGCTGCAGATCTTATGTCCTCTTTAGAGCAGCTGCCTTTTGGTGCAGAGCAACGTATCGTGATTGTGCATGAGGCCGACAAGCTTCCCAAAGAGACCTCAGATGCCATTGTGGGCTATCTCAAAGACCCTAATTTGGCGTGCGTGCTGCTTTTAGAGGCAGATAAACTCGCCAAAAACACCAGGCTCTACAAAGCCGTGGCTTCCAGCAGCCCTCAGGCAATCATTGCGTGCGAATCTCTTAAGGCCTACGAGATTCCGGGCTATATCCGTCAAGAAGGCTCTCGCCTGGGTCTTACTGTGCTTCCGGACGCAGCCGATGAAATGGCCTCTCGTCTAGGGGAGACCTTAGAGCTTATCGACACTACTTTGGAGTCCATCGTGCGGGCCCATGGTCCGCGCACGTTGGTGGACAAAGCCTTGGTCAAAGCAGAAGTGCCCCGAGTAGTGGAACCTAAACCCTGGGACTTTTGCGATGCGGTCTGCAGGAGAAATCTCAGAGAGGCCCTGGAGATTTATGGCCGGTTCGACGATAACACCGAGGTGCTCCTTCATAAAATGCTGGTGGACAGGCTGCGGGAGCTTCTGGTGATGAAGTCGCTGGTATCTCAGGGAAAGCCAGGGGATTTCAAGCGCCATTTTGCCAATAAGGCGTGGATGGCCAACAAGCTCACTGGATGGAGCAGGAACTTCTCGGCAGCGGAACTCCGGCAGGCTCTTGCAGCCGCCATACCCTGCGAGCAGGCCATCAAAGGATCAAAGGATGCCAAGACTGCCATGATCGCCTGGTGCGCCTCCATTTGTGCAAAAAATCCGAGCTGA
- a CDS encoding CDP-alcohol phosphatidyltransferase family protein: MKLKFLEDKIHAADPSAPVGTSNNPSFQILTVANCITVARIVLTVVFLVLFVQHFNRLVCLIIYAVAALTDFVDGQVARRTQTVSWFGKLLDPAVDRFLIFTGVIGLCVVGDLPLWIPVALIGRDVVLACDMARLQHYRKRPVDVLFIGKVATAVLLAGFSWLLLDMPIVNGFHLIDVSWLPLLNSQPGCPALLVIYAGVIISLTTGILYILEGFQIRDEFIEEGGEK; this comes from the coding sequence GTGAAGCTCAAGTTCTTGGAGGACAAAATACATGCTGCGGACCCATCCGCGCCCGTGGGGACCTCCAACAATCCTAGCTTTCAGATCTTAACTGTTGCCAACTGCATCACTGTTGCAAGAATCGTTCTTACGGTCGTCTTCTTGGTGCTCTTCGTCCAGCATTTCAACAGACTTGTCTGCCTGATCATCTATGCCGTCGCAGCTCTTACAGACTTCGTGGATGGCCAGGTGGCTCGACGCACCCAAACGGTGAGTTGGTTTGGCAAGCTACTGGATCCTGCGGTAGATCGCTTCCTTATATTCACCGGCGTCATCGGCCTCTGTGTAGTGGGCGACCTCCCGCTCTGGATCCCTGTGGCTCTCATCGGCCGCGATGTGGTGCTGGCCTGTGACATGGCTCGCCTGCAGCACTACCGCAAACGTCCTGTAGACGTGCTTTTTATTGGCAAGGTGGCCACTGCGGTTTTGCTTGCAGGATTCAGCTGGTTGCTTTTGGACATGCCCATTGTGAATGGCTTTCACTTGATCGATGTGAGCTGGCTTCCATTGCTCAATTCTCAGCCTGGTTGTCCTGCGCTTTTGGTCATCTATGCAGGTGTTATCATATCTCTTACTACTGGTATACTTTATATACTTGAAGGCTTTCAGATTCGCGACGAGTTCATCGAAGAGGGCGGTGAGAAGTGA